A portion of the Gossypium arboreum isolate Shixiya-1 chromosome 8, ASM2569848v2, whole genome shotgun sequence genome contains these proteins:
- the LOC108468695 gene encoding uncharacterized protein LOC108468695, whose protein sequence is MKNNYIIEITLISAQGLKKTTTFRRMRTYAVAWIDSSVKLRSCIDCVGGENPTWNDKFLFKVSSEFLYSETSGISIEIFADGIFFDTLVGTVRLLVSNLLRDGSSYIAIRVPSFSAVQVRRPSGRFQGVINIGASVLSTSDVPAMSGVSAMGFRNLFQENCIPKGMRRSHSSIGISYENRFVSGSTYSSSLLTSMASKERRRMIKEMEKTKHARSSSDGAILGVGLGLSPKKAAYLHPFGPNQRFHDRKLTKVRSSLTS, encoded by the coding sequence ATGAAGAACAATTACATTATAGAAATAACCCTCATCTCCGCACAAGGACTTAAGAAAACAACCACCTTCCGTCGCATGAGAACTTATGCTGTCGCTTGGATTGATTCCTCCGTCAAGCTCCGTTCTTGCATTGATTGTGTAGGCGGTGAAAACCCAACATGGAATGATAAGTTTCTCTTCAAGGTTTCATCGGAGTTTCTTTACAGCGAAACCTCCGGCATTTCGATTGAGATCTTCGCTGATGGTATCTTCTTCGATACCCTCGTTGGAACTGTTAGATTGCTCGTCAGTAACCTCCTTCGAGACGGCTCGTCCTACATTGCTATAAGGGTTCCTTCTTTCAGTGCAGTACAAGTCCGCCGACCTTCCGGTAGGTTCCAAGGGGTTATAAACATTGGCGCATCGGTTCTTTCGACTTCGGATGTCCCGGCCATGAGTGGCGTCTCCGCCATGGGCTTCCGTAATCTATTCCAAGAGAACTGTATACCAAAAGGCATGAGGAGATCACATTCTAGTATAGGTATATCTTATGAGAATCGATTCGTTTCTGGTTCGACGTACTCGTCATCCCTATTGACATCAATGGCTTCGAAGGAGCGGAGGAGGATGATTAAGGAAATGGAGAAAACGAAACATGCAAGGTCTTCATCAGATGGTGCTATATTGGGTGTCGGGTTGGGGTTGTCGCCTAAGAAGGCGGCTTATCTCCACCCTTTTGGCCCCAATCAAAGATTTCATGACCGGAAACTGACAAAAGTCCGGTCAAGTCTGACTTCCTAA